CTAGCTTCAACACTTAACTAGGCTCTGAATTTAGGCCAATACCAGCCTTACTTCTGACTTCTAGAGCTTCAGTTTAAGTGAGATTTAGATGTAGATGTCCTTGAGTTTACCTACCTACCTCCTGACATACCTTGATCACAGGTTTCAACAGCAAAAGATTatattacagttttttttaatagagcaCAGCTTATCCAATTCTTTTATtcttaattgtatttttcctTCATTCCTAATTTTTAACTGTTAGTAATGCCTATATTTAATCTCTAAGGCAATAAAGGTGGTGATAATAGGTTATAAGCATTAAAAGTGACATTATTGGTGGTGGGGTGTCCATAAAGGGTTCTGGTAAATCAGAGAAAACTAAAGTTTGGGTAGGTACCAATACAGGATGATTCACTTAACCagctagaaatttttaaagaattaaaaagagTTCCCTTGTATCTCATATATGGCCATAGTAGGTCATTGGTTAGATTGAggttttagtaaaatttaatatacaagtactaattaaaaacgaatttgttGTGACCCTTTGTCTAAGTGATAGAATTGAAGGAGCTTCTTTGTTCCAGATTTAGTTATGACAATGGCACGAGAAAGAATAACAAGgaaatgggaaatatttcaaggaaGAAACAAGTTCTACTGTAGTGGCAGATTTATGACTGCTCCAAATGCAGGAGTATTCTTATTGACTGTGTTTTTAATCACAGTAACTTCTTCcctcttttttatatttgagtAAGTCCTGATTCGCGTTGTTTATATGCTATTTTCACCATCATGTCAGGATCTCACTTATTACACAAAACTATGTATTTCCTTACTGgctatataaatatataaatattctaCCAATTAACTTAATTAACTACGCTAATGTCTGCTCAAATTTTAGTTGTAAATATCTTGCCGAAAATGTAACTATCGCGATACCAGTAATTggagcaattttatttatatttactatGTCTTCCCTATTGAGAACAAGTCTGACGGATCCTGGCATTATTCCAAGGGCCACATCTGAAGAAGCCGCATATGTAGAAAAACAAATAGGTAAGAATTCTTTCAATTACAACCTTTTCATACCTTTGCTAATAGGCTAGGTAACTGGTAAATCATGACCCCATTAAAGTAGCATCTTTCTTAGACAAATTAGCTTatgcaaatactttttttattccattttgCTTATTTGTTTTAGAAGTGACTAATTCAGCAAATAGCCCTACATACAGACCACCACCAAGGACAAAAGAAGTTTTGGTCAAAGGTCAAACCGTcaagttaaaatattgttttacttGTAAACTATTTAGGCCGCCTCGGGCGTCCCACTGTAGTATTTGTGATAATTGTGTGGAAAGGTTTGATCACCATTGTCCATGGGTAAGTTAATTGGCAATTACTTATTTAATACTTCTCTCATATCTTCCTGATTTGTGTTAAAAGGAGATTTGTTAGAGATAAAGAAAAACACCCAAGGCCTATAACATATTGAttttggtattatttttaGGTGGGGAATTGCGTAGGAAGACGaaattacagatttttttacatgtttatAATATCGTTAGCCTTCTTGGCCGTGTTCATATTCGCCTGTGCGGTTGCTcatttaatattaagtaaGTATAGTCAACTTCCCTTattataaatgtaaattttgtgacctttgtttgacaaattagttaatcataaaaatgttACACAGAATAATCATAAATACTCCTTATAAGTATATCAGCAACTGAGAAAAAATTAGTATGTTGCGCCCAAAATAAGCATGCCTATTGTATGATATTTCTATTCATTGTCTTGAAAGTTCCCTGGTTTTGTTCTTGCTGAATATATTTAACCTTTGGTGTTTCAGTTACTAAAGAGGGGAAATTTTTTGAGGCAGTCAAAGATTCTCCTGCCAGTGCAATAGTCGCGGTAATATGTTTCTTCAGCGTGTGGAGCGTCTTGGGTCTTGCAGGAtttcatacatatttaactACAAGCAACCAAACGACGAATGAAGATGTGAGTGTATTGTTATTTAGTTATAATTTATGGCGGTTTGCAACTTGGCGGAATTGTAATTCAGCTTTCAATGACATTTACTTCTCTCTGCACTAAACAATTTATTCAATCTGTATTTTTCAGATTAAAGGTTCCTTTACCAGTAAACGAGGTCAAGACAGCTTTAATCCTTATTCAGAAGGAAACGTTTGTGTAAACTGTTTTCACATTTTATGCGGCCCAGTCACTCCTTCGCTGATCGATAGGTAAAACTAAATATGCACATGTGTTTATAGGatcttttttaatgatttatatAAAACTCTTATCATATATTCCTAAATTCAAAGCAGAATATTCTAATTACACTTATTGTAGtacaaaatttctcaatttttgatCTGTAGTGAAAACAGAATTTGGCATATTCTATATTTACACTGTATCGACGGCGAATTGTATAAAACTGTAGAATAGTCGCGTACAGCGTCAACTCTTACCTCTAATAAACGAGGCGAATGGGTAagagcaataaaaattattttgttacattttagGAGAGGAGTAGTGACCGATAGTTACAGATCAGAAATTAGTCAACCTATAATTTTTGACTCTCCACTGGCCGCAGCAAATTATTCGCTTAAGATTCAGGTaggtgaatttatttatttatttttaaatgaatattcaGTTAAGTCAATTCTATATGTATAGTCCATCCTCTTATTTGTTTCTCTATATTAGGATCTTGGAAACTTTTATAGCTAGAACAAAGGTTAAGTGGGGAAAGCAAATACATTAGAGAAGTAATCTAAGCCATCATAAGCACCAATGCTAAATAAATACGTGTGGAAAGGCTGCCTTCCAAACAAATAAGCGTCCCGTTGGACTAATTTTGCAAGAAAAGCCAAAACAGATATAACTGTGACTTTGATAAGTTTACTAAACCATGAATTAATGAGCATTTCCAAGCAGTGGGACCTTTTCATTATTTGCTTAACTATTGCCTCAAGCTTGACTTAAGCTTTTTTGGCATATAATTACGATTACCTTCAGGTTATTATTCGTTTTAGGTagtagaattattttttctggGCGAATAACGAAAAGAATGTGGAAAGTTGATTTTTAACCAAagctaatttaataattaaatttcagaatGGTACAAGTAATAGCGCCGACCTTCCCGGCGGCATCTACAGGCAAACAACTGAAACAACAGGTATGTACAGTCCACTAAAACGCCATCTGCTGCTAGCCCAGCAAATTATCCCGACGAAACATTGTGCCAACCAGAAAGTAATACCGTCGCAATCACCTTTAATCCCTCTACATAACCTGTATCAGCGGCCCATCGTGGTGCGAAATGGTTCAGCTGTGAAAAACAGCCACAGCCTGCCATATTTGACAAGAATGGAGAATTGCGTCGAGGAATATTTCGAATACGATCAATACTACAATCCATATAACTCAAGAGCGGTTGTATATCAGGTGGATAACAGGTCTCATAGAACCCCGCCACCTCCTGAAATAAGTGAGCAGACGGATCAGTTTACTCGGCCATACACTCCCCCGGAAAAGCGTTATAACAGTTCTACATTTGGTTATATGCCAAACGCGGAAGAAATGCCAATTTTTAAGAAAGAGCAAGTGAAATCTAGAGAAAAGGCGAGAAGGTTTCAACAGAGACCACGAAGCAGTTGCATCTATGAGAATGTGCATGTGACTTCTGAAGACTTCCGCAATCATAACGTTAAACATGTTAAGTTTGACAGGAGTCCGATGCAGAATGTTAAAATTGATGGATTTCCGCGGGCCGAATTTAGTCACCAATTTGTGCAGAAAAGAGTGTATAATTAAGTGTAAGATTAGTTAGAGAAACTTGAGGAAGCGTAATTTGGTTGTTCAGCCATGCTTATTGGAGGTCAAGCGTCAGTTACAAAGTTCAATTAATTGCCGATCAAAACGATgtgtaaaaacaaatttttttattacgagAAAATCTTCGAAAAATGACCCCGGACCTGCTACATTCTGTTGGTAGGATACCGTGAGATTCACCCAGACGCCTAGCCACTCTAAAACTCGGAAATGGATGGAACATATATCTTTAGTTCAGGGTGGGggaagatttttctttttgtcgaTGGTTGGTATTctgtttttttgttcttgACCTTCTTTGTCATGGCCTCTGACGTGTTATTTTTCCGGGGGGTGGGAGGGGTCTTTTTGTAGTGATGCGAAAGGTCTGTCTTTAACTTGCAATTGCCCATCTATTTGTTGACTACGCCCGACGACATTTTACTTCTGATCGGACGTGAATGCGCAGGAAAATGTGGTACGCGGCTGACTGGTACATGGCTTGCCAATGATGTATATAGGACCTATGAATGTTTTGATTGAATTTGCACAGAAGCAAAAAAGTTAAggatgttgaaaaaaattaagtgtttaGTTTCTGTATTAAACCAAGGTATTCTCTATGCCTGTTACCAGGCATAAAAATCGCAACAcctcaagttttgaaaaaaaaacacattctcAATATTTCTTATGACAAACCACTTTTTCATGTGCAAAAACATCAAACCTTGCTCTCTCATAGTTCTACTCTCGGACCCGAAGGCATTAAAAATAGGGCTATTaagctaattttaaaattcctcacTCTCATTACACAggatattaaatatatatatatatatatattttgcgTGAGATACAATGTACACAGAGAGTTTGGAGTTGTTGCACAATATCAATGTAAACGaagcttaatttaaatttttaatgtaatttaaaataaggttTGATGTTTTGCTCAGCTTCGACGCCACTGCACCATTAAAATCTAATCCGTTGGTCATGATCCAATACGTTTTCAATGAAGGGATATTGAGCGGTATTATGCGAAGAGGTATGTTGTTTTTTCCTGGTAAACACAAAATCTAGCTTTTAACAATGATTTTCAgttagatttgtttttaaaactagTTCTGTTTTTTTCGCATTTCGTTGGCGGAATTTTATGGTCACTGATTCTATGGGTATGCCGGCTGAATGGTGTTGGTAAGTTGTCGTTACGGCATGATTGGCTTCGCTTTACgtttctgttaattttttctcgaTTCTCTCAGCTTTAGGTATTTCTTTGCAGCTGCTATACAAAATTCGTTGATCGATCAAAATCTTTGTGTCAAAAAAGGATAGAGTGAGAATACAAATTCACGACTAATTGTCCTTGCAATTCCCCCTGTATATTcaaattgatgtttttttgaCCGTGtgtctattaaatttttttattattttgcagagcaCTATCACCTCCCGAAATATATACATAATGATATGTTAGATCCTGTATAGAGTGTCCACTTGGGATGTTATTGATACTAATATTATGGTCgatttttacaacaaaagTCTAGTGCAAAAGTGCTAGAAAAGGGGTCGTCACCTCGGTTtcataaatatgaaatatttaacttgTGTCATGACGAACTCAATTccattatttgaattatttttcgatttgttACGCTGCTAAGGGAATACCTGTTGATGGAATATGGACAGTAGTGCACaaatataaacataatttttgccaaattatacataaattttgttaaggCTCCAAGTGCTTTACCTTTCCTACAGAAGATCAGCTTGAATTTGATTTTGTGCGATTGTTATTGTGTGttgcattatttataaaatttttattttcccattttatCCTGCTtccaatgtaattttttttattaatatttcacttTATAGCGTCACAGTACTTCAAATTAAGAAGACCCTTTCGTTAGAGAGACTTTCGATGTTACAGAAACGTAGAAAGGGGGCCATTATCTGTTTCGTTGAATGGGGGTTTTCTATTAATGAATTATGGCAGAAATTGTATCTTTATTGTTAAAACATACCAGATAGATATTGACACCCTCTGTGGGCCCGTGTAAAAGGGGCAGAGCTGGTAACACCAGATTTCCTAGGCTAAAATATGAAGATTCCTTATTTAGGGTTAGTAGCAGGAACACTGCATACACTGAATTATTGAGGTACATGGTATTGAAGTTTCTTACTCACAGGTCTTTCACATTATGAGGTATTGTCACCCCGAACGTTTTTATGACGTAGCCGAACTTCTATGACCAATTTCATCAGAAATCAACCTAACCAGGCAGCAATATTCTCTGCTAACAATGTTCTTCATCCACTTTCTAATGCATTTATTCCAACCgctaatttgcatttttgtttGCAGGAAGCGTCAGCCTTTTGGTATCAAACGAACATCCTATAGCAGTAGCCCCCGCCCTTCAGAGGCTGCCTGAAGACTCTATGAATCATTACAAGAGCCATCCAAGTTTGAGCAATTCCCCAGTGTATAATAATATAGTGCCTCTAAACCACACTTTGAGTAAATCTCGTAGCTACGCAGAAAACATCAATAGTGTCCTGGATAGTAAATCAGACCCCATTAGGGAACAGAAAGTTAACTTGGCCGAGGATTTGTGTTTGGACCCTGTAGTGTTGCGGGAAAAACATCTTATAAGTAACGGAACAAGTGATAGAACTAAAGTCAAGTATGGTGAGCTTAAGTTGGATAATGACTTGACAGTGTcggaaaaggaaaataatctAATGAGTGCTAGCAGGTTAGTAAGTAGATAAGTAGGAGATGAGTTTTGGTGGGTGAGCCGTGGAAATTAATCGTTTAACCCCCGTATAAAATGTTTGACAAGTGGCATTGGTAGAATATGATAAACATCTAGTTTTATTGGACATGCGCACAATTTCTAACCTCACTTATCAGACAAGTTCAGCCACAAAGAGATACGGGGGACAGAACGATTGATATCCATTGGTGCAAACCGACTTTTCGTAAGTTCCAGAGCATGATATGAGATTCGATCGGGCTCTTCTAATCCCGAGTAAGTAGAGGAAAACCGCACCATCATATTCGTCACCATACTTAAGATGTTTTTCCTTTTACAGATTGAGGCTGTTACAAGACACCACAATGATAGAGAGTGCTCTCGACTTGGACTCATTAGAAGAATCCAGCGTGGGAACAAATAGTCAAGCAGGACTGATGAAAGTTATGGTATAATCTACAAAttcttttcataaattaattactGGATGCGACTTGCGTAAAACAGTGATTGGGGTTTTACTATCGAAGTTTTTCATAGAGATTTTGGTGTTCCTCTGAAAGTATTGACTAGTTTTTtgatttccatggaaaatgTCTTTCAGATGATGCCGATCGCATACTCGGTGTTCTGAAAGATCATTTCGTAGGTGATGGTGTATGGGGAAGGTCACAGTAGTGTCTGCATTTCATGTAACCAAAAACTAGCTTGGTTACAGGTATATAGGcttcaaagttaaaatttcataattttattttaatatctagACTGTTTAGTCTTAAACATAGAAGTCCTGTATATATCAGTACCTTCACGCTCTGTAATTTAGCCTATGGCCTCTCAGGACATCGTGGATGGATCCATTGagcaaaaaacgatttaaaaactcCGCTAATAGTCGCATCTCACCAATAAAGGAGTGTTGCTGCTCCAGTTATTTAAAACTCACTTATAAAATGCTTTACAATACGTACGTACCTATATtacaaataaagtaatatttatttttgtatagtAGACTAagtataaaaaatactaattcaATTGGTGTAAGAACGTTGCCTTCGTTTTATATGtgatgatattttaatttgattgaaGGTCATTGAACATTGTATCAATACAAGTAATGATTTAGTATCTCGTTAATCGTAATTGTTAATTAGTCGTTTACgcatttaaactattttttgatataaacGAAACATGCGGAATAGACGATTCTGTTCATATGGAAGTGATGAATTGTCTAGGATGTTTTCCAgtgaaatttgttgaaatccGAAGcgtttattgtttattgaagAGACGCAAACAATTGAGTTTGTTGGAATTAAAACCCATTTAGTAAAAAACTGATATAgcccttttttattatttgcaaagCCTTGAAATTATTTGACTTTGACCTCTTCGCCTATATCCCTGACTTGTGCAAAACGAAGATGATTTAAGGAAAACTGAAGATTCAGtcgtttttgcaaataacagTAAATGGGATATGCAGGGTTGCTCTAAATCGCCTGTAAAAGGCCCTACCACCGATTCCTGCGGCCTAGAAGTATAGTCTAGAAATCTAACGtcatcgtgttttttttttaattatttcttttttcacgACAGTTATTCAACAAAATCTCGGGCTTGGGTGTTTCTACAAGCGAGACAAATCAAAACCCGTCTACGTGCTTTTTGCCCAACGTAGACGGCGTCGTTTGACGCTATTTAAACGACTGTAAATATTTGTCATCCTATACAAAACGCACCCTGTgtgcaaaagaaaataaataaaaaatgttccttCCAAGTGCTTCCCAACGGGAACCGTTGGACTCTTGGGTCGAGGACAGTTGGGTTAAATCGGCCTCAGGAATCTGCGATAGAGATCATTTTAGAGTCCATTTGCGTGCATGTCCCGCCTCACTATCTGCAAATGAAAGTGCTGCTTGTTCATCtttaaatcttcatttttcttccaTCCATCCGCCCATCAAAGGTGAATCTAAATTACTAATTTGACGGCCGTAATTTCTCTAGATGAACGACTAAAAAACTTGCACAAGAAATGTGCGTGTGACATCCTCTTGGTAATGTCAGCTAAACTTGATCTAATATGGCTGTGTACTAAATTTGAGTCTTTAGAGCTTTTAAAATAAGACTCGcgtgaatcaccctgtataatttaatttgcaggGAGGTACCTATATCTTTTGACTGCGTTTTTCGTAGGTTAAGTTAAGTAGGCAATTGTGTAATAAAACGTTGCAGCCGAAAGGTGTTCGAAACACTTCATATTTCATTGTCAATTGGGTAAATTCTGCAACTTTCCTGATCGACTTAAATTCAATACATTAAAGAGTTACCCTACGTTTACACTTATGAAAGCTAATACCGAATGATTTTTTATAGCAATTTTCGCATTGCAAGCACAGTGAGCCCCCAGATGTTGTTTGTTACTTACTAAATCAGCCTGTACTGACTTTTGGGACAGACTGTAATTTTGATCTCACATTGTATCTATAATATAAAGCTACTATTACAGGGCGTGTCAGTCTCGACTGACTTCCACTAAACATCACATATTTTGGCAATCAGCAAAAATTATGCGGATATTTTTGTGGATGTTAAGTCTGTCGTTTTTCATAAGAtcttctaaaaaatatttaaacgaaACGTGGAAATATATAGAGTAAATTTgagtttcagttttaaagaTGCTTTGGaagtagtttttaaaatatgttaaacctCAATTATTCCTTTCGATTATAGATTATAATGGATTCAATAGAGCTATTTATTTCAGCTATAACGAACACTAGGAGGTGTgtgttaaaatatgaaaatgtaaGGAGATCTCTGCTTGCCACTTAACTGTATGTCTCTAGTAATAGTGATGCAAGTGAATATACGTTTATTATTTGAGTTCAAATGATAAATGCATGGTGTGCAAATGACAATCTAATATTAGTTGTTTAAGCCCTCATGAAACCAGGTTCCCCTAAAACTTTATACAGgaaacttttttggctttaaacaatttaatgttGCGTTTCATCCTAATGAAGCAGTTCGTGTTGATAGAACTTCTGACCTTATGTGCGTATAACGCCTGCAGTGACTTTATTTAGATTAAGCACCTCTGTTTAGGAATAACCATTTAAAATAGCCTGTTATTTGCAGGAGGCAGTGACCTCCTACACACAACAGTTTTGCAAGATTATGTAATTAGATTTCTTCTATGAGCCCAATTTTTGGGATGTGCAGCGTTATTTTTAAGCTAATGGTGGATTAAGTTAAGAAagagatatttattttgtctATAAATATATTGTGTTATACTTCGTGTTTGCTACAAGTGCTAAAGAGTAATTTCatgatttattattgtttccaGGAATACAGTAAATCGGTGCCTTCCATCTATGAAATGTTATGTTTTggcttaattatttttactatttatgaGAGCTGTTATTATAAAATACGTACAATGTTTCCACATTGTTCacagtttttgttcaaattaaataattttttatcaaatcaacacatttatttttatatctttttcTTGCCGCCACTATGTGAACTCAGTTGAACCTCTGGGCCAACTGCAATCGCAATCCTTAACACGTGTCTTTCCTGCACTTTTCCGAACAAATTTATCGCAAACGTCCTTGCTATAACTAAGGCCACGATTTCCGGGTAtgtgtttgttaatttaaacacataattttcatataataattttattggatTTAACCGAGCTAATGTTATGTAAATACTTGCATATTGATTTCGTACATTCATATAAATAACTTTCGACGTGAATCAACGTTTGTACATTCTACAGTTTAAAAACAACACATAACATGGGTCTACACTAACACTGGTGTCTTAGCTGCATACCCACTTCAAAGTGAATCTCATTTATCGCTTTTCAGTATTTTCCCACAAGCGCTTCAATAAGCCGTAACCTCCCTTTCACTCTCTTATATGACATATACCACTCTTCCACGGGTTTCTTATCGTCTTTTGTTAGCATTCTTCCTAAATTTGTCTGTACAGTTTTCTCAAATTCTTTGATCTTCCGTCTCAGTTCCCTCTTTTCTTCAATGATGACTCCCATTTGTTGCAGCAATTCTGGTTTGGTCAAAGagtgaaaattttcttcaaaattcactTTCTTCGAAACTTCAGTGTAAGTCTCATTTTCGATGTATCCAGTGGGGGTTTCAGTTTTGTCGGATTCGGTTTCGTTCGACGAAGAAGTAGATGTTACAAAATGCATTGCCTCGTTTTCGTCGATTGTTGCTAGCTCGCTGGTGCTATTCATCTAGAAACATGTAAaaatgtggtgaaatactaaTGAAAATGTGGTCACTTACAGTGGGGTATTTTTGGACCATCTGTTTAAGGATGCGATATCTATCGTAAAACGGTCGCACCATGTCTCTGTCCTGTTTATTTCGTGGCCTACCATGTACCGATTCCAGGAAAAGTAGCGCCTTCTGAGTGGCTATTTTTTCTTCTACGAGTTGTTCTGGAGTCATATGGTCAAGAGAACAGTCTCGGGACGCGGTTTCACGTTTTATCTGTAGTCTCTATAAGAAATTGTGTATGTAGCATGctttataagaaaattgacatttacaaaagattttctcgaaaaagtAGCGAACGCTGATTTCGTCACCATGAAGCAGCCGAGCTCAATTAGGTAGTGCctattgaattaaaatgtgtggtttttaatatgtttaataaaagCATTTTCCTTCCTACACATAATTCAACATTATTGTGATTAGAAATCATTACTCACCTCCTCAATATCCTGAATAGTTTCCAgtaaactgaaattttcctcTGTTGTATTCCCTTTAATGCCAGTATCTACACCGGAAAATCCCATGGAAATGTCGGTCAAATTTTTCTGCTCTTTCTTCAACTTGCTTAATTGCAAGTACTGTTTTCGCAAAATATTATCATTCATTTTATCAAACTGGTTGGGTTTAGTACCAGTTCTTACTTCGAAGTCACTTTCGCATGCTAATATCTTCTTTTTACATTTGTTTATCTGCTTGGTTAATTTTTCAATCCTCTCCTCAACGGGGTTTCTTATAACCTTTTTAAGAGGAATATTAACCTGAGGCACATTGGGATCAAGATAGATTCGTGTCGTGgcaataattgaatttctggGAGAggataacattttattaaatgctATGGACTGGCCTGGCATTGTCTCCATATTATCGCTAACCTGGTTGACTGGCTGGGAAATTAATGGTTCCGAACCATCTGGTTGCTCATAGAGACTCGCAAAATCTAATATTGGAGTAACTGGCACGTTAGTTGGACTTGGGGAGCGATCAGTCGATGGGCtgggtaaatttaaaaatttcagggAATTCGTATGCTCGTTCTCCTGGTTAATTTCGACAC
This portion of the Euwallacea fornicatus isolate EFF26 chromosome 4, ASM4011564v1, whole genome shotgun sequence genome encodes:
- the app gene encoding palmitoyltransferase ZDHHC18 isoform X2 gives rise to the protein MTMARERITRKWEIFQGRNKFYCSGRFMTAPNAGVFLLTVFLITVTSSLFFIFDCKYLAENVTIAIPVIGAILFIFTMSSLLRTSLTDPGIIPRATSEEAAYVEKQIEVTNSANSPTYRPPPRTKEVLVKGQTVKLKYCFTCKLFRPPRASHCSICDNCVERFDHHCPWVGNCVGRRNYRFFYMFIISLAFLAVFIFACAVAHLILITKEGKFFEAVKDSPASAIVAVICFFSVWSVLGLAGFHTYLTTSNQTTNEDIKGSFTSKRGQDSFNPYSEGNVCVNCFHILCGPVTPSLIDRRGVVTDSYRSEISQPIIFDSPLAAANYSLKIQNGTSNSADLPGGIYRQTTETTGSVSLLVSNEHPIAVAPALQRLPEDSMNHYKSHPSLSNSPVYNNIVPLNHTLSKSRSYAENINSVLDSKSDPIREQKVNLAEDLCLDPVVLREKHLISNGTSDRTKVKYGELKLDNDLTVSEKENNLMSASRLRLLQDTTMIESALDLDSLEESSVGTNSQAGLMKVMV
- the app gene encoding palmitoyltransferase ZDHHC18 isoform X1, which translates into the protein MTMARERITRKWEIFQGRNKFYCSGRFMTAPNAGVFLLTVFLITVTSSLFFIFDCKYLAENVTIAIPVIGAILFIFTMSSLLRTSLTDPGIIPRATSEEAAYVEKQIEVTNSANSPTYRPPPRTKEVLVKGQTVKLKYCFTCKLFRPPRASHCSICDNCVERFDHHCPWVGNCVGRRNYRFFYMFIISLAFLAVFIFACAVAHLILITKEGKFFEAVKDSPASAIVAVICFFSVWSVLGLAGFHTYLTTSNQTTNEDIKGSFTSKRGQDSFNPYSEGNVCVNCFHILCGPVTPSLIDRRGVVTDSYRSEISQPIIFDSPLAAANYSLKIQNGTSNSADLPGGIYRQTTETTGMYSPLKRHLLLAQQIIPTKHCANQKVIPSQSPLIPLHNLYQRPIVVRNGSAVKNSHSLPYLTRMENCVEEYFEYDQYYNPYNSRAVVYQVDNRSHRTPPPPEISEQTDQFTRPYTPPEKRYNSSTFGYMPNAEEMPIFKKEQVKSREKARRFQQRPRSSCIYENVHVTSEDFRNHNVKHVKFDRSPMQNVKIDGFPRAEFSHQFVQKRVYN
- the LOC136350908 gene encoding protein FAM13A, with amino-acid sequence MKSGNPKEDAPQKVVVRVQYEPRISKTKKVLLPLTNKQQAGLCNYEEAKASCKLRKRKERQESVSSISQERKVIRSSSEERPILIKTNEDKNGGIRRVSSSGDFPKSIGDDKSKSPIRKSDQLRMLIYDDNEHDRARSHERFSRSHNIRSKKHPNRRYKARAASKVKLKNNDVQDCTKKNGASSMAEEFESVEINQENEHTNSLKFLNLPSPSTDRSPSPTNVPVTPILDFASLYEQPDGSEPLISQPVNQVSDNMETMPGQSIAFNKMLSSPRNSIIATTRIYLDPNVPQVNIPLKKVIRNPVEERIEKLTKQINKCKKKILACESDFEVRTGTKPNQFDKMNDNILRKQYLQLSKLKKEQKNLTDISMGFSGVDTGIKGNTTEENFSLLETIQDIEERLQIKRETASRDCSLDHMTPEQLVEEKIATQKALLFLESVHGRPRNKQDRDMVRPFYDRYRILKQMVQKYPTMNSTSELATIDENEAMHFVTSTSSSNETESDKTETPTGYIENETYTEVSKKVNFEENFHSLTKPELLQQMGVIIEEKRELRRKIKEFEKTVQTNLGRMLTKDDKKPVEEWYMSYKRVKGRLRLIEALVGKY